A genomic stretch from Desulfohalobium retbaense DSM 5692 includes:
- the flhF gene encoding flagellar biosynthesis protein FlhF — MQIKVFRAKDMKSALQQVKATFGPDALILSTRTVRKERFGFLRPPELEVTAAVEPKDRQQAGEKKGHLEKSQENGQNGDGFLQELMSQAESMDSASLSTSAKQAQPSPTAPRRPTSLSMPRPDKEDFVSNAGTDISEMDHLRSEVREIKRLIAAQQNLTKAALKRPGTEGGQDFGSPEANVLGRLGVQPEAARAVLDQIGAVTGESGEIGDPVAHCQQALAEWLRTDDWMAQSLRHPKRIALVGPTGVGKTTTIAKLAAQYLRRYGQGLLLVTMDNFRIAAAEQLRVYAEIMNVPLEVVTSAEQMRTVMQRHEDKKLMLIDSAGRNPRDESGMQELHAFLGDSQLFDKHLVLSATTRDEDMQSIVDRFGDLEINGLIFTKIDETQSYGSIVNVQHRTGCPLTYLTNGQRVPEDLLPADSVQLSQLITNPQKEVYYDG, encoded by the coding sequence ATGCAAATTAAAGTTTTTCGCGCCAAGGACATGAAGAGCGCTTTGCAGCAAGTCAAGGCGACCTTTGGGCCAGACGCCCTCATTCTGTCCACCCGCACCGTGCGTAAAGAACGATTCGGTTTTTTGCGCCCCCCGGAACTGGAGGTGACTGCGGCAGTGGAGCCCAAGGATCGCCAACAGGCAGGGGAGAAAAAGGGCCACCTCGAAAAAAGTCAGGAAAATGGACAAAACGGCGATGGGTTTTTGCAGGAACTCATGTCCCAGGCCGAATCCATGGATTCCGCGTCCTTGTCCACATCAGCAAAGCAGGCTCAACCCAGTCCAACCGCCCCGCGGCGACCAACGTCCTTGTCCATGCCGCGACCAGACAAAGAAGACTTTGTTTCAAACGCGGGCACAGACATCTCTGAAATGGACCACTTGCGCAGTGAGGTTCGGGAGATCAAACGACTGATCGCCGCCCAGCAGAATTTGACCAAAGCCGCGTTAAAGCGACCTGGGACAGAGGGAGGACAAGATTTTGGCTCTCCGGAAGCAAATGTGTTGGGGCGGCTCGGTGTGCAGCCGGAGGCAGCGCGGGCTGTCTTGGATCAAATCGGAGCCGTGACTGGGGAAAGCGGTGAGATTGGCGACCCCGTCGCCCATTGCCAGCAGGCTTTGGCTGAATGGTTACGCACCGATGACTGGATGGCCCAATCGCTGCGTCACCCGAAGCGCATCGCCTTGGTCGGCCCTACCGGAGTGGGCAAAACCACAACGATCGCCAAACTTGCAGCCCAGTATCTCCGGCGGTACGGGCAGGGCCTTTTGTTGGTGACCATGGATAATTTTCGCATTGCTGCGGCGGAGCAACTTCGGGTGTATGCGGAAATCATGAATGTGCCCCTGGAGGTGGTCACCTCGGCGGAACAGATGCGCACAGTGATGCAGCGACATGAAGACAAAAAATTGATGCTTATCGACAGCGCCGGGCGCAACCCGCGAGACGAATCTGGAATGCAGGAGCTGCACGCGTTTCTGGGCGACAGCCAACTTTTTGACAAGCATCTTGTGCTTTCTGCTACCACCCGGGATGAGGACATGCAGTCCATCGTAGACCGTTTCGGTGACCTCGAAATCAACGGATTGATTTTCACCAAAATCGACGAAACGCAAAGTTACGGCTCCATTGTGAACGTGCAGCACCGAACAGGATGTCCGCTGACTTACCTGACGAACGGGCAACGTGTTCCGGAAGATCTGCTGCCGGCTGATTCGGTTCAACTCTCGCAGTTGATCACCAACCCTCAGAAGGAAGTGTATTATGATGGCTGA
- a CDS encoding MinD/ParA family protein: MMADERPRDQAETLRSLRSPEPQAVVAETGRDTKVISVTSGKGGVGKTSVVSNLAVAWAKQGSRVLIIDADLGLANIDVVFGLSPRYTLNNFFRGQRRLDEVMTEGPYGIKVMPAGSGMQDMTKLSPEQRLRFLQELEALNEDFDLVLIDTGAGISENVTYFSTAAQTIMVVTTPQITAITDAYALMKLLALEYQEKNFSLLVNSVGSQREALQVYEKMTLVTSRFLDVSVEFTGWLPFDKRINDALKKQKPYIDMFPKAKLTEACLAVANNLQNESAVQPDKGTPQFFWEKLLNLCDRKR, translated from the coding sequence ATGATGGCTGACGAGCGTCCCCGCGACCAAGCCGAAACTTTGCGCAGCTTGCGCTCTCCTGAGCCGCAAGCAGTTGTTGCGGAGACAGGGCGGGACACCAAGGTTATCTCTGTCACCAGCGGCAAAGGCGGGGTGGGTAAAACCTCCGTGGTCTCGAATTTAGCCGTGGCGTGGGCGAAGCAAGGATCACGGGTGCTGATTATTGACGCTGACTTGGGGCTGGCCAATATTGATGTCGTATTTGGGCTTTCGCCGCGTTATACATTGAACAATTTTTTCAGGGGACAGCGCCGACTGGACGAGGTTATGACCGAAGGGCCCTACGGTATTAAGGTCATGCCCGCTGGATCCGGTATGCAGGATATGACCAAGTTAAGTCCGGAACAGCGACTGCGATTTCTTCAGGAACTTGAGGCGCTGAACGAAGATTTTGACCTTGTACTTATCGACACCGGGGCGGGGATTTCGGAGAACGTAACTTATTTCAGCACTGCAGCACAGACCATTATGGTCGTCACCACGCCGCAGATCACTGCCATCACCGACGCTTACGCTCTGATGAAACTGTTGGCCCTGGAATATCAGGAAAAGAACTTCAGTCTGCTGGTCAATTCGGTTGGTTCGCAACGTGAAGCACTCCAGGTCTACGAGAAAATGACCCTTGTCACCAGCCGTTTTCTCGATGTTTCCGTGGAATTCACTGGTTGGTTGCCCTTTGATAAGCGGATTAACGACGCGTTGAAAAAACAAAAGCCGTACATTGACATGTTTCCTAAGGCCAAATTGACTGAGGCCTGCTTGGCGGTGGCGAACAATCTGCAAAATGAAAGTGCAGTCCAGCCCGATAAAGGCACACCGCAATTTTTTTGGGAAAAACTCCTCAACTTGTGCGATCGCAAGAGGTGA
- a CDS encoding FliA/WhiG family RNA polymerase sigma factor, with translation MNMVSYWVERMVTQVPAFMSRDEIRSAAMEGLINAANRFDPNQGVLFKTFAEHRIRGAIFDEVRRLDWFSRSMRDKHQRLAETIRELEISLERAPNENEVAAAMDMDLTGYHRMLGEVSHLGCMSLQEVLSDSDTGQSFLDVLEDTDGMPPEEAVEQAELTREVAGMLHELSEKEQQVIALLYHEGLSQKEIADVLSLTEGRISQLHSQALAKLRVKMERL, from the coding sequence ATGAATATGGTTTCCTATTGGGTAGAGCGCATGGTTACACAGGTCCCAGCGTTTATGAGCCGCGACGAAATCAGAAGTGCGGCCATGGAGGGTCTGATTAACGCTGCAAACCGTTTCGATCCCAATCAAGGGGTGCTGTTCAAGACCTTTGCTGAACACCGCATTCGAGGCGCAATCTTCGATGAGGTGCGCCGTTTGGATTGGTTTTCCCGTTCCATGCGCGACAAGCACCAGCGGTTGGCCGAGACCATCCGTGAACTAGAGATTTCACTGGAGCGCGCGCCAAACGAAAACGAAGTTGCTGCGGCCATGGATATGGACCTGACTGGGTACCACCGTATGCTCGGTGAAGTCAGCCATCTCGGGTGTATGAGTCTCCAGGAAGTTTTGAGCGACAGCGACACCGGGCAAAGTTTTTTGGACGTTCTGGAGGATACCGACGGGATGCCCCCGGAAGAAGCTGTTGAGCAGGCCGAATTAACTCGGGAAGTGGCCGGCATGCTGCACGAACTCTCCGAAAAGGAGCAGCAGGTCATCGCCCTTTTGTACCACGAGGGACTGAGTCAAAAAGAGATTGCCGACGTGCTTAGTCTGACCGAGGGACGGATATCGCAACTCCACAGCCAAGCCTTAGCCAAGCTGCGGGTCAAAATGGAGCGCTTGTGA
- a CDS encoding flagellar hook-basal body protein, whose translation MPIFSGLAAPLSGAALERTRLQVLSNNLANIDNAGFKQDRLLFETQLDNAQAGRTGEGTSRLQMTSTHTDFSQGGLQHTGRPLDLAIKGGGFFKVATDDGFAYTRHGSFVLQPDGALVTPTGEQVVGETGPVNLTDSNVRISEEGSVFGENGVEQGQLDLYTVDDLQQLEKQGANLWRRPEGVSERVVAESTLHQGQLESSNVSAIEMTTELIQAERGFQSFQKAIKAYDTVAQKTNTVGRIG comes from the coding sequence ATGCCCATTTTTTCCGGACTTGCCGCCCCGTTGTCTGGGGCCGCTTTAGAAAGAACCCGGCTGCAGGTTTTGAGCAACAATCTGGCCAATATCGATAATGCCGGATTTAAGCAGGACCGGCTGCTGTTTGAAACGCAATTGGACAATGCCCAGGCTGGCAGGACGGGTGAAGGGACCAGCCGGCTCCAGATGACGAGCACGCACACCGACTTTTCCCAGGGGGGGCTGCAGCACACGGGACGCCCGCTGGATCTGGCCATCAAAGGCGGGGGGTTTTTCAAGGTCGCTACTGATGATGGCTTTGCCTATACCCGTCACGGCAGTTTTGTGCTCCAGCCAGACGGTGCCTTGGTCACTCCCACTGGGGAGCAAGTGGTTGGGGAGACCGGTCCGGTCAATCTCACGGACAGCAATGTCCGGATCAGTGAAGAAGGCTCTGTTTTCGGGGAAAACGGTGTGGAGCAGGGGCAGCTGGACTTGTACACCGTTGACGATCTCCAGCAATTGGAAAAACAAGGGGCGAATCTCTGGCGCCGCCCGGAGGGTGTTTCGGAAAGAGTCGTCGCTGAGAGTACCTTGCACCAGGGCCAGCTTGAGTCTTCCAACGTAAGTGCCATTGAAATGACAACGGAGCTTATTCAAGCTGAGCGAGGATTTCAGTCCTTCCAGAAAGCTATAAAAGCCTACGATACCGTTGCCCAGAAAACGAACACAGTCGGCCGGATCGGGTAA
- the flgG gene encoding flagellar basal-body rod protein FlgG, whose product MTTALSTAATGMEAQQTIVDVIANNLANVNTTGFKKSRVDFQDLLYQDARNVGSAVTQENDVPTGTQIGHGVRTAAVYKINTIGDINRTGNELDLAIEGDGFFQVTLPDGETAYTRAGALKKDGDGRVVTSDGYPLEPEIVIPENATDVVIGKDGTVQAYLEGEAATPSDLGTIELARFSNPAGLKNIGNNLHLETQSSGAPIVDLPGEDGLGALAQNFLEDSNVSTMQEMVNMISAQRAYEINSKAVKTADEMLQMTNQLA is encoded by the coding sequence ATGACCACCGCTTTGTCCACAGCCGCCACCGGCATGGAAGCCCAGCAGACCATTGTCGACGTCATCGCTAATAACCTGGCCAACGTGAACACTACAGGTTTCAAGAAAAGCCGGGTCGATTTCCAGGATCTTCTCTATCAGGATGCCAGGAATGTTGGTAGTGCAGTGACTCAAGAAAACGATGTGCCCACCGGGACGCAGATCGGACACGGGGTGCGTACGGCAGCTGTTTATAAGATCAACACTATCGGTGACATCAACCGTACGGGCAATGAATTGGATTTGGCCATTGAAGGCGATGGATTTTTTCAGGTTACCTTACCAGATGGGGAAACAGCCTACACCAGGGCCGGAGCGTTGAAGAAAGATGGAGACGGCCGAGTGGTGACCTCTGACGGATATCCCCTGGAGCCGGAGATCGTCATCCCGGAAAATGCCACTGATGTAGTTATCGGTAAGGATGGCACGGTGCAGGCCTATTTAGAGGGCGAAGCGGCCACGCCAAGTGATCTGGGTACGATAGAGTTGGCCCGTTTCAGCAACCCGGCCGGACTGAAAAATATCGGTAACAACCTCCACTTGGAGACGCAGTCCTCCGGAGCGCCTATCGTTGATTTGCCCGGTGAAGACGGACTTGGAGCGTTGGCGCAAAATTTTCTGGAGGACTCTAATGTGAGCACCATGCAGGAAATGGTGAATATGATCTCAGCCCAACGGGCGTACGAGATTAATTCCAAAGCAGTCAAAACAGCTGATGAAATGCTGCAGATGACCAACCAACTCGCCTAA
- the flgA gene encoding flagellar basal body P-ring formation chaperone FlgA: MIAALRLQIFLLAIVPLLCWLAVPAVAAPPVQITFLPEATVQGETLHLRDVARITPEWRAEEWGEIALFQVPDYGSVRTYRAQTLKAYIQQQAPQEAEVAWKGAEHVRVRRDGVIIAQEDMVQVVNDFLRERLDRPEITSVSFEPGRLPQAFTVADAKWECEVVPSSSQVLSARRFTLLFRRHGRLVHKVSVSGRVRAEAEIVTARRNLDRESIVQASDLRRESRQLSRLDDPVYEASVAVGQRVVRSVRAGEVLDRSVLAAPILVQRGKPVTLEAVRGALVITASGVAQEDGGLQETIRVENRRTGKEIFGTVVSADTVRVRF, from the coding sequence ATGATTGCCGCCCTTCGTTTGCAAATTTTCCTGTTGGCCATTGTGCCGCTGCTTTGCTGGCTGGCTGTCCCTGCCGTAGCCGCTCCTCCGGTGCAGATTACATTTTTGCCTGAGGCGACCGTGCAGGGGGAAACATTGCATTTGCGTGATGTGGCTCGGATCACCCCGGAATGGAGGGCGGAAGAATGGGGGGAGATCGCCTTGTTTCAGGTGCCGGACTACGGCAGCGTCCGCACCTACCGTGCGCAAACCCTGAAAGCCTATATCCAGCAGCAGGCCCCCCAGGAAGCGGAAGTGGCGTGGAAGGGTGCTGAACACGTTCGTGTCCGTCGCGACGGGGTTATTATTGCCCAAGAGGATATGGTGCAGGTGGTCAATGATTTTCTCCGGGAGCGTCTGGACCGGCCAGAGATCACCTCGGTTAGTTTCGAGCCCGGCAGGCTTCCGCAAGCGTTCACCGTAGCTGACGCGAAATGGGAGTGTGAGGTTGTTCCCTCATCGTCTCAGGTCTTGTCCGCCAGGCGTTTTACTCTTTTGTTCCGCCGGCACGGGCGTTTGGTGCACAAGGTCTCTGTCTCTGGGCGTGTCCGGGCCGAAGCCGAGATCGTCACAGCCCGGCGCAATCTGGACCGAGAAAGTATTGTGCAGGCCAGTGATCTGCGCCGGGAAAGCAGGCAATTGTCCCGCCTGGACGATCCGGTATACGAAGCCTCCGTTGCCGTGGGCCAGCGTGTGGTACGCTCTGTGCGGGCCGGGGAGGTTCTGGATCGTTCGGTCCTGGCCGCCCCTATTCTCGTTCAGCGGGGCAAGCCAGTGACTTTGGAAGCTGTCAGAGGGGCCCTGGTGATCACCGCCAGTGGCGTGGCCCAGGAAGACGGCGGATTGCAAGAAACTATACGGGTGGAAAATAGACGCACTGGAAAAGAAATTTTCGGTACCGTTGTGTCGGCAGACACTGTAAGGGTTCGATTTTGA
- a CDS encoding flagellar basal body L-ring protein FlgH — MYKYIIVFCVFALACGCAPKHEPQWGPEANAPQKVVPQKPQRASQGSLWNTGEANLFSDNKAQAPGDIVTVSISEQAQASKDATTDTGRTSSVDAGINNLFGIPNSQALLSNPNVDLKNLVGANFNNSFVGSGETSRNANLSATIATQVIEQLPNGNLRIFGRKRVMVNNEEEFIGLSGIVRPEDISAQNVVDSSYVLDAEITYTGRGAISDKQKPGWLMRLIDNVWPF, encoded by the coding sequence ATGTATAAATATATTATAGTCTTTTGTGTGTTCGCTTTGGCATGTGGGTGCGCACCCAAGCACGAGCCGCAATGGGGGCCGGAGGCCAATGCACCCCAAAAAGTCGTGCCCCAAAAGCCGCAACGTGCCAGTCAGGGTTCATTGTGGAATACAGGTGAGGCCAACCTCTTTTCGGACAATAAGGCGCAAGCTCCCGGCGATATCGTTACCGTGTCTATCTCTGAACAGGCGCAGGCCAGCAAAGACGCCACCACTGATACTGGACGCACATCGAGTGTCGATGCTGGTATTAACAACTTGTTTGGGATCCCCAATTCGCAAGCTCTGTTGAGCAATCCCAATGTGGATTTGAAAAATTTGGTCGGTGCCAATTTCAACAATTCTTTTGTCGGAAGCGGCGAAACTAGCCGGAATGCGAATTTATCGGCCACGATCGCCACCCAGGTTATTGAACAATTGCCGAACGGCAATTTGCGAATCTTCGGTCGTAAGCGGGTCATGGTCAATAACGAAGAAGAATTTATCGGTTTGTCCGGAATTGTTCGCCCCGAGGATATCAGTGCTCAGAATGTGGTCGATTCAAGTTATGTGCTGGACGCTGAGATCACTTATACTGGTCGAGGCGCTATCAGCGACAAACAAAAGCCCGGCTGGCTGATGCGGCTGATTGACAATGTCTGGCCGTTTTAG